Proteins from a genomic interval of Cyprinus carpio isolate SPL01 chromosome A21, ASM1834038v1, whole genome shotgun sequence:
- the LOC109067271 gene encoding outer dense fiber protein 2-like isoform X3: protein MRKSTTNSSSPPLHVHVNKTIPVHVHVKKSTKCSPTKTAQVKTKSSLHSTAKVKTRVPWIPPGKVSTRETPFKWEEPERSQSPLRIEDLSTDEEEVLHGRISQYERKIDSLMTEVSSLKNEVELRKKEQLLSRQSERLSASQRVIAEQEEELAEVAWELEATEQENSRLRESMEKMLEGNDFGRLERDSLQPDKDVLLRKLLEAEMDSSAAAKQVSALRETVSHMSRSASEKKISGSDSMLLARQKELLLQKLETFESTNRALRHLLREQQEMDSVRLLEQKDVLLKKLSDVEAENSCILGKLQDKEREIHQLTSLLESEKESAKTTSELSKVLESTRAHLQGQLRNKEAENCRLNVQIRNLERSISQQQGEVEHLQTQLRGLRQQAQADKEALKKATRAQKQRAQRSEDTVGQLSAQLLDIEAQLADAVSAAENWSSRHTNEMKEKGQLEMEITLLNSRITDFTEQLHGQEEKARTERDGLLDRLHELSTESTTIRLENQSLKATLSALEEKLMYSQSEVQQVNVSVKQYESLVDSYKAQVQKTRAEADEYSARLQVAESEAQTVRDELDQEILKVRKQLQGRLAELEPLPEALRHAELQLQEAHEKERLQERRNTELGTSLAELRIKAEQQGSLVEMLRHKNMLLQEENKQLQHKVEGLERKLEEASSQNRDLIQVISKREETIHSNQVRLEEKSRECSILTRQLEEALDDARRQVTQTRERAASKERITQSKIVDLETQLSRTTAELNQLRRAKEEAERRYQNRLQDVKDRLGQSDSTNRSLQNYVQFLKSSYVNVFGDPTLTGSSFHTPSPI, encoded by the exons ATG AGAAAATCAACTACAAATTCTTCTTCCCCACCTCTGCATGTGCATGTGAACAAGACCATAcctgtgcatgtgcatgtgaagAAGAGCACAAAATGCAGCCCTACCAAGACAGCCCAG GTTAAAACAAAAAGTAGCTTGCATTCTACTGCTAAGGTGAAGACGAGGGTCCCATGGATCCCACCTGGCAAGGTCTCAACACGAGAGACCCCATTTAAGTGGGAG GAACCAGAACGTTCCCAGTCTCCTCTCCGTATAGAAGATCTCTCCACTGATGAAGAAGAGGTACTGCATGGACGCATCAGTCAGTACGAGAGGAAGATTGACAGCCTGATGACAGAGGTCAGCTCTCTGAAAAATGAG GTGGAGCTTCGTAAGAAAGAGCAGCTGCTATCGCGTCAGTCGGAGAGGTTGAGTGCATCACAGCGTGTCATCGCTGAGCAGGAggaggagcttgcagaggtcgCCTGGGAGCTGGAGGCCACAGAGCAGGAGAACTCCCGTCTGCGGGAGTCCATGGAAAAGATGCTGGAGGGGAATGATTTTGGGAG ATTAGAGAGGGACAGTTTGCAGCCAGACAAAGATGTTCTACTCAGGAAGCTGCTGGAAGCAGAGATGGACAGCAGTGCAGCTGCCAAGCAGGTGTCGGCCCTGCGCGAAACAGTCAGCCATATGTCCAGGAGTGCGAGT GAAAAAAAGATTTCAGGATCAGATTCAATGCTCTTGGCCCGACAGAAAGAGCTCTTGCTGCAGAAGCTGGAGACTTTTGAGAGCACTAACAGAGCCCTCAGACATCTTCTGAGAGAACAGCAAGAG ATGGACTCAGTAAGACTTTTAGAGCAGAAAGACGTGCTTCTGAAAAAACTTTCTGATGTGGAAGCAGAAAATTCG TGTATTCTTGGAAAGCTTcaggacaaagagagagagattcatcAGCTCACTTCCTTGTTAGAAAGCGAAAAg GAGAGTGCAAAGACCACCAGTGAACTGTCCAAAGTCTTGGAGTCTACTCGAGCACATCTGCAGGGTCAACTACGCAATAAAGAGGCAGAAAATTGCCGTCTAAATGTTCAGATCAGG AATCTAGAGCGATCCATCAGCCAGCAGCAGGGGGAGGTTGAGCACCTACAGACTCAGCTGCGAGGCCTCAGACAGCAGGCGCAGGCTGATAAGGAGGCCCTGAAAAAAGCCACGCGGGCACAGAAACAGCGTGCACAGCGCAGTGAAGACACTGTGGGACAGCTCAGTGCCCAGCTCCTGGATATA GAAGCACAGTTGGCAGATGCTGTGTCAGCTGCAGAGAACTGGAGCAGTCGCCACACAAATGAGATGAAGGAAAAGGGACAGCTAGAGATGGAGATCACATTGTTGAACAG TCGTATTACAGACTTTACAGAACAGTTGCATGGGCAGGAAGAGAAAGCCCGAACAGAGAGAGACGGTCTTTTAGATCGCCTTCATGAGCTCAGTACAGAGAGCACTACTATACGCCTAGAGAACCAGAGCCTTAAG GCCACTTTGTCTGCCTTGGAAGAGAAGTTGATGTATTCTCAGTCTGAGGTCCAGCAGGTCAACGTTTCAGTGAAACAGTATGAGAGCTTGGTGGACAGCTATAAAGCCCAG GTTCAGAAGACCCGTGCTGAAGCAGATGAGTACTCTGCACGTCTGCAGGTGGCTGAAAGTGAAGCCCAGACTGTAAGAGATGAGCTGGACCAGGAGATCCTGAAGGTCAGGAAGCAGCTTCAAGGCCGTTTGGCAGAGTTGGAGCCACTTCCTGAAGCTCTGAGACATGCTGAACTCCAGTTGCAGGAAGCTCATGAGAAAGAGCGCTTACAAGAGAGAAGAAACACAGAGCTTGGCACCTCCCTCGCAGAGCTGCGCATCAAG GCGGAGCAACAGGGAAGTCTTGTGGAAATGTTAAGACACAAGAACATGTTGCTGCAGGAAGAAAACAAGCAGCTTCAGCACAAAGTAGAGGGCCTTGAACG GAAGCTAGAGGAGGCTAGCTCCCAAAATCGTGACCTCATCCAGGTCATTTCAAAACGTGAAGAAACGATTCATAGCAACCAGGTGCGTCTGGAAGAAAAGTCCCGGGAGTGCAGTATTCTGACTCGACAGCTGGAGGAGGCCCTGGACGATGCACGTCGGCAG GTTACACAGACCAGGGAGCGAGCAGCCTCTAAAGAGCGCATTACACAGTCCAAAATTGTCGACCTAGAGACTCAGCTGAGCAGAACAACAGCTGAACTGAACCAGTTACGACGAGCCAAAGAGGAG GCTGAACGGAGGTACCAGAACCGTTTACAAGATGTCAAGGACAGACTGGGGCAGTCCGACAGCACAAACCGCAGCCTCCAGAACTATGTCCAGTTCCTAAAATCTTCTTACGTCAATGTGTTTGGAGATCCTACTCTCACTGGGTCCTCATTCCACACGCCTTCACCAATCTGA
- the LOC109067271 gene encoding outer dense fiber protein 2-like isoform X2, translated as MRKSTTNSSSPPLHVHVNKTIPVHVHVKKSTKCSPTKTAQVKTKSSLHSTAKVKTRVPWIPPGKVSTRETPFKWEGPSHCLEITPPQEPERSQSPLRIEDLSTDEEEVLHGRISQYERKIDSLMTEVSSLKNEVELRKKEQLLSRQSERLSASQRVIAEQEEELAEVAWELEATEQENSRLRESMEKMLEGNDFGRLERDSLQPDKDVLLRKLLEAEMDSSAAAKQVSALRETVSHMSRSASEKKISGSDSMLLARQKELLLQKLETFESTNRALRHLLREQQEMDSVRLLEQKDVLLKKLSDVEAENSCILGKLQDKEREIHQLTSLLESEKESAKTTSELSKVLESTRAHLQGQLRNKEAENCRLNVQIRNLERSISQQQGEVEHLQTQLRGLRQQAQADKEALKKATRAQKQRAQRSEDTVGQLSAQLLDIEAQLADAVSAAENWSSRHTNEMKEKGQLEMEITLLNSRITDFTEQLHGQEEKARTERDGLLDRLHELSTESTTIRLENQSLKATLSALEEKLMYSQSEVQQVNVSVKQYESLVDSYKAQVQKTRAEADEYSARLQVAESEAQTVRDELDQEILKVRKQLQGRLAELEPLPEALRHAELQLQEAHEKERLQERRNTELGTSLAELRIKAEQQGSLVEMLRHKNMLLQEENKQLQHKVEGLERKLEEASSQNRDLIQVISKREETIHSNQVRLEEKSRECSILTRQLEEALDDARRQVTQTRERAASKERITQSKIVDLETQLSRTTAELNQLRRAKEEAERRYQNRLQDVKDRLGQSDSTNRSLQNYVQFLKSSYVNVFGDPTLTGSSFHTPSPI; from the exons ATG AGAAAATCAACTACAAATTCTTCTTCCCCACCTCTGCATGTGCATGTGAACAAGACCATAcctgtgcatgtgcatgtgaagAAGAGCACAAAATGCAGCCCTACCAAGACAGCCCAG GTTAAAACAAAAAGTAGCTTGCATTCTACTGCTAAGGTGAAGACGAGGGTCCCATGGATCCCACCTGGCAAGGTCTCAACACGAGAGACCCCATTTAAGTGGGAG ggTCCATCTCATTGTCTGGAGATAACACCTCCACAGGAACCAGAACGTTCCCAGTCTCCTCTCCGTATAGAAGATCTCTCCACTGATGAAGAAGAGGTACTGCATGGACGCATCAGTCAGTACGAGAGGAAGATTGACAGCCTGATGACAGAGGTCAGCTCTCTGAAAAATGAG GTGGAGCTTCGTAAGAAAGAGCAGCTGCTATCGCGTCAGTCGGAGAGGTTGAGTGCATCACAGCGTGTCATCGCTGAGCAGGAggaggagcttgcagaggtcgCCTGGGAGCTGGAGGCCACAGAGCAGGAGAACTCCCGTCTGCGGGAGTCCATGGAAAAGATGCTGGAGGGGAATGATTTTGGGAG ATTAGAGAGGGACAGTTTGCAGCCAGACAAAGATGTTCTACTCAGGAAGCTGCTGGAAGCAGAGATGGACAGCAGTGCAGCTGCCAAGCAGGTGTCGGCCCTGCGCGAAACAGTCAGCCATATGTCCAGGAGTGCGAGT GAAAAAAAGATTTCAGGATCAGATTCAATGCTCTTGGCCCGACAGAAAGAGCTCTTGCTGCAGAAGCTGGAGACTTTTGAGAGCACTAACAGAGCCCTCAGACATCTTCTGAGAGAACAGCAAGAG ATGGACTCAGTAAGACTTTTAGAGCAGAAAGACGTGCTTCTGAAAAAACTTTCTGATGTGGAAGCAGAAAATTCG TGTATTCTTGGAAAGCTTcaggacaaagagagagagattcatcAGCTCACTTCCTTGTTAGAAAGCGAAAAg GAGAGTGCAAAGACCACCAGTGAACTGTCCAAAGTCTTGGAGTCTACTCGAGCACATCTGCAGGGTCAACTACGCAATAAAGAGGCAGAAAATTGCCGTCTAAATGTTCAGATCAGG AATCTAGAGCGATCCATCAGCCAGCAGCAGGGGGAGGTTGAGCACCTACAGACTCAGCTGCGAGGCCTCAGACAGCAGGCGCAGGCTGATAAGGAGGCCCTGAAAAAAGCCACGCGGGCACAGAAACAGCGTGCACAGCGCAGTGAAGACACTGTGGGACAGCTCAGTGCCCAGCTCCTGGATATA GAAGCACAGTTGGCAGATGCTGTGTCAGCTGCAGAGAACTGGAGCAGTCGCCACACAAATGAGATGAAGGAAAAGGGACAGCTAGAGATGGAGATCACATTGTTGAACAG TCGTATTACAGACTTTACAGAACAGTTGCATGGGCAGGAAGAGAAAGCCCGAACAGAGAGAGACGGTCTTTTAGATCGCCTTCATGAGCTCAGTACAGAGAGCACTACTATACGCCTAGAGAACCAGAGCCTTAAG GCCACTTTGTCTGCCTTGGAAGAGAAGTTGATGTATTCTCAGTCTGAGGTCCAGCAGGTCAACGTTTCAGTGAAACAGTATGAGAGCTTGGTGGACAGCTATAAAGCCCAG GTTCAGAAGACCCGTGCTGAAGCAGATGAGTACTCTGCACGTCTGCAGGTGGCTGAAAGTGAAGCCCAGACTGTAAGAGATGAGCTGGACCAGGAGATCCTGAAGGTCAGGAAGCAGCTTCAAGGCCGTTTGGCAGAGTTGGAGCCACTTCCTGAAGCTCTGAGACATGCTGAACTCCAGTTGCAGGAAGCTCATGAGAAAGAGCGCTTACAAGAGAGAAGAAACACAGAGCTTGGCACCTCCCTCGCAGAGCTGCGCATCAAG GCGGAGCAACAGGGAAGTCTTGTGGAAATGTTAAGACACAAGAACATGTTGCTGCAGGAAGAAAACAAGCAGCTTCAGCACAAAGTAGAGGGCCTTGAACG GAAGCTAGAGGAGGCTAGCTCCCAAAATCGTGACCTCATCCAGGTCATTTCAAAACGTGAAGAAACGATTCATAGCAACCAGGTGCGTCTGGAAGAAAAGTCCCGGGAGTGCAGTATTCTGACTCGACAGCTGGAGGAGGCCCTGGACGATGCACGTCGGCAG GTTACACAGACCAGGGAGCGAGCAGCCTCTAAAGAGCGCATTACACAGTCCAAAATTGTCGACCTAGAGACTCAGCTGAGCAGAACAACAGCTGAACTGAACCAGTTACGACGAGCCAAAGAGGAG GCTGAACGGAGGTACCAGAACCGTTTACAAGATGTCAAGGACAGACTGGGGCAGTCCGACAGCACAAACCGCAGCCTCCAGAACTATGTCCAGTTCCTAAAATCTTCTTACGTCAATGTGTTTGGAGATCCTACTCTCACTGGGTCCTCATTCCACACGCCTTCACCAATCTGA
- the LOC109067271 gene encoding outer dense fiber protein 2-like isoform X1 encodes MQRKSTTNSSSPPLHVHVNKTIPVHVHVKKSTKCSPTKTAQVKTKSSLHSTAKVKTRVPWIPPGKVSTRETPFKWEGPSHCLEITPPQEPERSQSPLRIEDLSTDEEEVLHGRISQYERKIDSLMTEVSSLKNEVELRKKEQLLSRQSERLSASQRVIAEQEEELAEVAWELEATEQENSRLRESMEKMLEGNDFGRLERDSLQPDKDVLLRKLLEAEMDSSAAAKQVSALRETVSHMSRSASEKKISGSDSMLLARQKELLLQKLETFESTNRALRHLLREQQEMDSVRLLEQKDVLLKKLSDVEAENSCILGKLQDKEREIHQLTSLLESEKESAKTTSELSKVLESTRAHLQGQLRNKEAENCRLNVQIRNLERSISQQQGEVEHLQTQLRGLRQQAQADKEALKKATRAQKQRAQRSEDTVGQLSAQLLDIEAQLADAVSAAENWSSRHTNEMKEKGQLEMEITLLNSRITDFTEQLHGQEEKARTERDGLLDRLHELSTESTTIRLENQSLKATLSALEEKLMYSQSEVQQVNVSVKQYESLVDSYKAQVQKTRAEADEYSARLQVAESEAQTVRDELDQEILKVRKQLQGRLAELEPLPEALRHAELQLQEAHEKERLQERRNTELGTSLAELRIKAEQQGSLVEMLRHKNMLLQEENKQLQHKVEGLERKLEEASSQNRDLIQVISKREETIHSNQVRLEEKSRECSILTRQLEEALDDARRQVTQTRERAASKERITQSKIVDLETQLSRTTAELNQLRRAKEEAERRYQNRLQDVKDRLGQSDSTNRSLQNYVQFLKSSYVNVFGDPTLTGSSFHTPSPI; translated from the exons atGCAGAGAAAATCAACTACAAATTCTTCTTCCCCACCTCTGCATGTGCATGTGAACAAGACCATAcctgtgcatgtgcatgtgaagAAGAGCACAAAATGCAGCCCTACCAAGACAGCCCAG GTTAAAACAAAAAGTAGCTTGCATTCTACTGCTAAGGTGAAGACGAGGGTCCCATGGATCCCACCTGGCAAGGTCTCAACACGAGAGACCCCATTTAAGTGGGAG ggTCCATCTCATTGTCTGGAGATAACACCTCCACAGGAACCAGAACGTTCCCAGTCTCCTCTCCGTATAGAAGATCTCTCCACTGATGAAGAAGAGGTACTGCATGGACGCATCAGTCAGTACGAGAGGAAGATTGACAGCCTGATGACAGAGGTCAGCTCTCTGAAAAATGAG GTGGAGCTTCGTAAGAAAGAGCAGCTGCTATCGCGTCAGTCGGAGAGGTTGAGTGCATCACAGCGTGTCATCGCTGAGCAGGAggaggagcttgcagaggtcgCCTGGGAGCTGGAGGCCACAGAGCAGGAGAACTCCCGTCTGCGGGAGTCCATGGAAAAGATGCTGGAGGGGAATGATTTTGGGAG ATTAGAGAGGGACAGTTTGCAGCCAGACAAAGATGTTCTACTCAGGAAGCTGCTGGAAGCAGAGATGGACAGCAGTGCAGCTGCCAAGCAGGTGTCGGCCCTGCGCGAAACAGTCAGCCATATGTCCAGGAGTGCGAGT GAAAAAAAGATTTCAGGATCAGATTCAATGCTCTTGGCCCGACAGAAAGAGCTCTTGCTGCAGAAGCTGGAGACTTTTGAGAGCACTAACAGAGCCCTCAGACATCTTCTGAGAGAACAGCAAGAG ATGGACTCAGTAAGACTTTTAGAGCAGAAAGACGTGCTTCTGAAAAAACTTTCTGATGTGGAAGCAGAAAATTCG TGTATTCTTGGAAAGCTTcaggacaaagagagagagattcatcAGCTCACTTCCTTGTTAGAAAGCGAAAAg GAGAGTGCAAAGACCACCAGTGAACTGTCCAAAGTCTTGGAGTCTACTCGAGCACATCTGCAGGGTCAACTACGCAATAAAGAGGCAGAAAATTGCCGTCTAAATGTTCAGATCAGG AATCTAGAGCGATCCATCAGCCAGCAGCAGGGGGAGGTTGAGCACCTACAGACTCAGCTGCGAGGCCTCAGACAGCAGGCGCAGGCTGATAAGGAGGCCCTGAAAAAAGCCACGCGGGCACAGAAACAGCGTGCACAGCGCAGTGAAGACACTGTGGGACAGCTCAGTGCCCAGCTCCTGGATATA GAAGCACAGTTGGCAGATGCTGTGTCAGCTGCAGAGAACTGGAGCAGTCGCCACACAAATGAGATGAAGGAAAAGGGACAGCTAGAGATGGAGATCACATTGTTGAACAG TCGTATTACAGACTTTACAGAACAGTTGCATGGGCAGGAAGAGAAAGCCCGAACAGAGAGAGACGGTCTTTTAGATCGCCTTCATGAGCTCAGTACAGAGAGCACTACTATACGCCTAGAGAACCAGAGCCTTAAG GCCACTTTGTCTGCCTTGGAAGAGAAGTTGATGTATTCTCAGTCTGAGGTCCAGCAGGTCAACGTTTCAGTGAAACAGTATGAGAGCTTGGTGGACAGCTATAAAGCCCAG GTTCAGAAGACCCGTGCTGAAGCAGATGAGTACTCTGCACGTCTGCAGGTGGCTGAAAGTGAAGCCCAGACTGTAAGAGATGAGCTGGACCAGGAGATCCTGAAGGTCAGGAAGCAGCTTCAAGGCCGTTTGGCAGAGTTGGAGCCACTTCCTGAAGCTCTGAGACATGCTGAACTCCAGTTGCAGGAAGCTCATGAGAAAGAGCGCTTACAAGAGAGAAGAAACACAGAGCTTGGCACCTCCCTCGCAGAGCTGCGCATCAAG GCGGAGCAACAGGGAAGTCTTGTGGAAATGTTAAGACACAAGAACATGTTGCTGCAGGAAGAAAACAAGCAGCTTCAGCACAAAGTAGAGGGCCTTGAACG GAAGCTAGAGGAGGCTAGCTCCCAAAATCGTGACCTCATCCAGGTCATTTCAAAACGTGAAGAAACGATTCATAGCAACCAGGTGCGTCTGGAAGAAAAGTCCCGGGAGTGCAGTATTCTGACTCGACAGCTGGAGGAGGCCCTGGACGATGCACGTCGGCAG GTTACACAGACCAGGGAGCGAGCAGCCTCTAAAGAGCGCATTACACAGTCCAAAATTGTCGACCTAGAGACTCAGCTGAGCAGAACAACAGCTGAACTGAACCAGTTACGACGAGCCAAAGAGGAG GCTGAACGGAGGTACCAGAACCGTTTACAAGATGTCAAGGACAGACTGGGGCAGTCCGACAGCACAAACCGCAGCCTCCAGAACTATGTCCAGTTCCTAAAATCTTCTTACGTCAATGTGTTTGGAGATCCTACTCTCACTGGGTCCTCATTCCACACGCCTTCACCAATCTGA